One stretch of Candidatus Binatia bacterium DNA includes these proteins:
- a CDS encoding hypothetical protein (possible pseudo, frameshifted) has protein sequence MSTPEELRAAYAYCRSLARLHYENFFVGSILLPRDLRSSIAAIYAFARVADDLADEGSVPPEQRLAALDAWEEELEACFAGAPRSQVFIALADTVRRFSLPIAPFRALLQAFRYDAQFRPFATFSDLLDYCRCSANPVGHLVLHLFGYRDAERQALADRICTGLQLANFWQDVSVDAQRGPCVLAARRFAAFRAHPRGYPERHGRR, from the coding sequence TTGAGCACGCCCGAAGAACTCCGCGCCGCTTACGCTTACTGCCGCAGCCTGGCGCGCCTCCACTACGAGAACTTCTTCGTTGGCTCGATCCTGTTGCCGCGCGACCTCCGCTCCTCCATCGCCGCAATCTACGCCTTCGCTCGGGTGGCCGACGACCTAGCTGACGAGGGAAGTGTACCCCCCGAGCAGCGTCTGGCTGCTCTGGATGCTTGGGAAGAGGAACTCGAAGCCTGCTTTGCTGGCGCGCCTCGGTCGCAGGTGTTCATTGCGCTCGCGGACACGGTGCGCCGCTTCTCCCTACCGATCGCCCCCTTTCGGGCGTTGCTGCAAGCGTTCCGCTACGACGCGCAGTTCCGTCCCTTTGCCACATTCTCGGACCTGCTCGACTACTGCCGCTGCTCGGCCAATCCCGTCGGCCATTTGGTTTTGCATCTTTTCGGGTATCGCGACGCGGAACGGCAAGCCTTGGCCGATCGGATTTGCACTGGCCTGCAACTGGCCAACTTCTGGCAAGACGTGTCCGTGGATGCCCAGCGTGGGCCGTGTGTACTTGCCGCTCGAAGATTTGCGGCGTTTCGGGCTCACCCCCGAGGATATCCTGAACGGCACGGCCGGCGCTGA
- a CDS encoding type 2 isopentenyl-diphosphate Delta-isomerase → MRKPKTQAPAVNPIEARKRSHLELCATAAVEHPEKTTLLEEVDFVHNALPELSLDQIDLHTEFLGKTLAAPFLITGMTGGAPEAFAINRDLARVAERCGIAFGLGSQRAMERNPELSWTYQVRTFAPNTVVLANIGLTQAAQMPTPALRELVSAVDADGLCIHLNPAQELVQPEGDRDFRNGYTTIRRIAEEIGLPVIVKETGCGISAAVAARLHGLGIQYVDVSGAGGTSWVRVESLRSDHEAAALGTEFASWGIPTAAALLALRSLPVRCIASGGLRNSLDAAKSLALGADLCGMALPVFRAYTQGGLEGAEAFIAQCIRGLKTAMLLTGSASLDALRRQPLVIGPRLQAWLDALTSTERRN, encoded by the coding sequence GTGCGCAAGCCTAAAACCCAGGCGCCAGCCGTGAACCCGATCGAAGCACGCAAACGCTCGCACCTCGAGCTGTGCGCCACCGCTGCGGTCGAGCACCCCGAGAAGACGACCCTGCTGGAAGAAGTCGACTTTGTGCACAATGCCTTGCCCGAATTGTCCCTCGACCAAATCGATCTTCACACCGAGTTTCTCGGCAAGACCCTCGCCGCGCCCTTCCTGATTACCGGAATGACGGGGGGTGCACCTGAAGCATTCGCCATCAACCGCGACCTGGCTCGGGTCGCAGAACGATGTGGGATCGCCTTTGGCCTCGGCAGCCAGCGCGCGATGGAACGCAACCCGGAGCTGTCGTGGACGTACCAAGTGCGTACCTTCGCTCCCAACACGGTCGTGCTCGCCAATATTGGCCTGACCCAAGCGGCACAAATGCCGACTCCGGCACTGCGCGAACTGGTGAGCGCCGTGGATGCGGATGGGCTGTGCATTCATCTGAACCCCGCTCAGGAACTCGTGCAACCAGAAGGGGACCGTGATTTCCGCAACGGCTACACGACCATTCGACGCATCGCGGAGGAGATCGGGCTTCCCGTCATCGTCAAGGAAACCGGCTGTGGCATCTCGGCCGCAGTCGCTGCGCGTTTGCACGGCTTGGGGATCCAGTATGTGGACGTTTCCGGCGCTGGCGGAACTTCTTGGGTGCGAGTGGAAAGCTTGCGTTCGGATCATGAAGCCGCGGCTTTAGGTACAGAATTCGCCTCCTGGGGCATTCCGACAGCGGCTGCCCTTTTGGCGCTGCGTTCTCTACCCGTGCGGTGCATCGCGAGCGGCGGGTTGCGCAACAGCCTCGACGCGGCCAAGTCCCTGGCGCTCGGCGCGGATCTCTGCGGAATGGCCTTGCCCGTCTTCCGCGCGTACACACAAGGAGGTCTCGAGGGCGCCGAGGCCTTCATCGCCCAGTGCATTCGCGGACTCAAGACAGCCATGCTTCTGACCGGGTCCGCCTCGCTGGATGCGCTCCGACGGCAACCGTTGGTGATCGGGCCACGCCTGCAAGCTTGGCTCGATGCTTTGACTTCGACCGAAAGGAGGAACTGA
- a CDS encoding 3-hydroxy-3-methylglutaryl coenzyme A reductase, protein MPADNTTSRIEGFYKLPRKDRLVTLARMAGLEETEVTELLNPTPLAFEVADHMIENAIGVLGLPLGVGLNFLINGRERLVPMAIEEPSVVAAASFAARLIRDAGGFFAEADPSLMIGQIQLLGLADLEAASEKIQAAAGRILAVANSVHPNMLKRGGGARKIELRPLPDTPCGPMLVVHVLVDVGDAMGANAINSIAEAVAPLLEDLSGGEARLRILSNLADQRLARATARIPFPLLATERFSGEQVARRIEEAWAFAYADPYRAATHNKGIMNGIDAVALATGQDWRGIEAGAHAYAARHGQYRPLSEWRVHNGALVGSIELPLAVGIVGGNLECNPRANFGLRLLRARSARDLAAVMAAVGLAQNFAAVRALATDGIQRGHMALHARGLALAAGATEDIVEQVVEELIASGEIKLNKAREIVASRKRAA, encoded by the coding sequence ATGCCCGCAGACAATACGACGTCCCGCATCGAAGGATTTTACAAGCTGCCGCGCAAAGACCGACTCGTGACCCTCGCCCGCATGGCGGGCCTGGAAGAAACCGAGGTCACCGAGCTCCTCAATCCCACCCCGTTGGCCTTCGAGGTTGCCGACCACATGATTGAAAATGCCATCGGCGTCTTGGGGCTACCTCTCGGAGTCGGCTTGAACTTCTTGATTAACGGCCGCGAACGACTCGTTCCCATGGCCATCGAGGAACCGTCGGTGGTTGCCGCCGCCAGCTTTGCCGCGCGCTTGATTCGCGACGCGGGCGGATTCTTCGCTGAGGCGGATCCATCGTTGATGATTGGCCAAATCCAACTTCTCGGGTTGGCGGACCTCGAGGCCGCAAGCGAAAAAATTCAGGCGGCTGCCGGCCGCATCTTGGCTGTGGCGAACTCGGTGCACCCGAACATGCTCAAGCGTGGGGGCGGCGCCCGCAAAATCGAGCTGCGGCCTCTTCCCGATACGCCCTGCGGTCCGATGCTCGTCGTCCATGTTCTCGTAGACGTCGGAGATGCGATGGGCGCCAATGCCATTAACAGCATTGCGGAAGCCGTGGCCCCATTGCTCGAAGACCTGAGTGGCGGCGAAGCCCGGCTACGGATCTTGTCGAATCTTGCAGACCAACGATTGGCACGCGCGACGGCGCGCATTCCCTTCCCTCTTCTGGCCACGGAACGTTTTAGCGGCGAGCAAGTCGCACGCCGTATCGAAGAGGCGTGGGCCTTCGCCTACGCGGATCCGTACCGGGCTGCCACCCACAACAAAGGCATCATGAACGGGATCGATGCCGTGGCTCTCGCCACTGGCCAAGACTGGCGCGGCATCGAGGCGGGCGCCCACGCCTACGCTGCCCGGCATGGGCAGTACCGCCCCTTGAGCGAGTGGCGCGTGCACAATGGGGCCTTGGTCGGTTCGATCGAGCTGCCGCTCGCCGTCGGCATTGTCGGCGGCAATCTCGAATGCAATCCGCGAGCAAACTTTGGCTTGCGGCTGCTTCGCGCCCGTTCGGCGCGCGACCTGGCCGCGGTTATGGCCGCTGTGGGTCTCGCCCAAAACTTTGCCGCAGTGCGTGCACTGGCAACCGATGGCATCCAGCGCGGCCATATGGCCTTGCATGCCCGCGGCCTCGCTTTGGCCGCCGGCGCAACCGAAGACATCGTCGAGCAAGTGGTCGAAGAACTCATTGCCAGCGGGGAAATCAAGCTGAACAAAGCTCGCGAAATCGTCGCCTCGCGCAAGCGCGCTGCCTGA
- the hpnH gene encoding hopanoid biosynthesis associated radical SAM protein HpnH, whose amino-acid sequence MRFPLHITTDMLKWQLKNWWRGNQRYPFVLMLEPLHTCNLACIGCSPERYNGDLKDRLPLEECLRAVDDCGAPVVSICGGEPTIYPELPELVEGIIARKRHIYLCTNGILLDRFYQRSRPHKRLWINVHLDGLRDTHDFVVNRKGVFDKAIAMIREGKRRGYSVCTNTTIYRETNMDEIEAMCAMLSELGVDGILLSPGYHYEAIKENHFLYKHEIHEKFQRVLELAQKYPISSTPLFLQFAAGQRDYPCTPWGNPTRTPKGWKGPCYLIAGQYYPTWKEFWQGVDWEYWESRRDPRCQNCLMHSGFEPSVIRKLGEHPRDVWTMIKWNFSNPPRSATVPSPR is encoded by the coding sequence ATGCGTTTTCCCCTGCACATCACGACGGATATGCTCAAGTGGCAGCTCAAAAACTGGTGGCGTGGCAACCAGCGCTATCCTTTTGTGCTCATGCTCGAACCCCTGCACACTTGCAACCTCGCCTGCATTGGCTGCTCGCCCGAGCGCTACAACGGAGACTTAAAAGACCGCCTGCCGTTGGAGGAATGCCTGCGCGCCGTGGACGACTGCGGTGCTCCGGTCGTGTCTATTTGCGGCGGCGAGCCGACGATTTATCCGGAGCTGCCCGAGCTGGTGGAAGGGATCATCGCGCGCAAGCGCCACATTTATTTATGCACCAACGGAATCTTGCTGGATCGTTTTTACCAGCGGTCGCGCCCGCACAAGCGTTTGTGGATCAACGTGCATCTCGATGGCCTGCGCGACACGCACGACTTCGTGGTGAATCGCAAAGGCGTGTTCGACAAGGCCATTGCCATGATCCGAGAAGGCAAACGCCGCGGCTATTCCGTGTGCACGAACACGACCATTTACCGGGAAACCAACATGGACGAAATCGAGGCCATGTGCGCCATGCTTTCCGAGCTGGGCGTGGACGGCATTTTACTTTCGCCGGGCTACCACTACGAAGCCATCAAGGAAAACCATTTTCTCTACAAGCACGAGATTCACGAGAAGTTCCAGCGTGTCCTAGAGCTGGCCCAAAAGTACCCGATTTCCTCCACGCCGCTGTTTCTTCAGTTTGCTGCCGGACAGCGCGACTACCCCTGCACCCCCTGGGGCAACCCCACTCGCACGCCCAAAGGGTGGAAAGGCCCCTGCTACCTGATCGCGGGCCAGTACTATCCCACTTGGAAGGAATTTTGGCAGGGGGTGGATTGGGAATATTGGGAATCCCGCCGCGATCCGCGCTGCCAGAACTGCCTGATGCATTCCGGCTTCGAGCCTTCGGTGATTCGCAAGCTCGGAGAGCATCCCCGCGACGTGTGGACCATGATTAAGTGGAATTTCTCGAACCCACCGCGGTCCGCAACCGTGCCATCGCCCCGCTAA
- the pds gene encoding phytoene dehydrogenase, whose protein sequence is MPPNNGDAGRAQAPVVVAGGGIAGLAAAVELSRLGHRVLVLEARRRWGGRAASFRERTTGDELDNGQHALMGCYHHTLAFLDRIGASAKLAWQGRLQVPYFDLITGRTATLRAGPGPSPIHVAAGIARFALLSPAQRIEALLGGLRILALRRRQDPLLLHVTVEDLLRFCRQSPSTRERLWNPIAIATLNELPSRAAAAPFAEVIARAFFGSRRDSQFVFPRVSLSELYVPGALDFVRRHGGAAQLGAPVEGLVRNGEEIRAVVVRGGEVIPASAVVCALPPGAARNLLAEHGVAIPAFDYAPIVSVYLWFQQPPELPPFFGLLGGHGQWVFHRASLWGQTACAAAPDSHIVSVVISAARSEAQRHDGELIHDVTAELRCAFPHLARMEIRHALVVREKRATPSLTPELDRQRPPTRTRLRNLFLAGDWIATGLPATIESAVASGFAAARAVVPPYSKS, encoded by the coding sequence ATGCCTCCGAACAACGGTGATGCGGGTCGCGCACAAGCTCCTGTGGTGGTTGCCGGTGGGGGCATTGCCGGTTTGGCCGCAGCGGTAGAACTCAGCCGATTAGGCCACCGGGTACTCGTACTCGAAGCGCGCCGCCGTTGGGGGGGCCGTGCGGCCTCTTTTCGCGAACGCACCACCGGCGATGAACTCGATAACGGCCAGCACGCGCTCATGGGTTGTTACCATCACACGCTGGCGTTCCTGGATCGCATTGGGGCTTCAGCCAAGCTTGCCTGGCAAGGGCGGTTGCAGGTCCCTTATTTCGACTTGATTACCGGTCGGACTGCAACTTTGCGCGCCGGTCCGGGGCCGAGTCCGATCCACGTTGCCGCGGGCATCGCTCGGTTTGCCCTGTTGTCGCCCGCCCAGCGCATCGAAGCGCTGTTGGGCGGCTTGCGCATTCTTGCCTTGCGCCGCCGCCAAGACCCATTGCTCCTGCACGTTACTGTCGAAGACCTGCTTCGGTTCTGCAGGCAAAGCCCCTCCACCCGCGAGCGGCTTTGGAATCCGATCGCCATCGCGACGCTGAACGAGTTGCCCTCCCGCGCGGCCGCGGCACCATTTGCAGAAGTCATCGCTCGGGCGTTTTTCGGTTCTCGCAGAGACTCGCAATTCGTATTTCCCCGGGTATCCCTCAGCGAACTGTACGTGCCGGGCGCGCTCGACTTCGTGCGCCGTCATGGCGGAGCTGCGCAATTGGGTGCGCCGGTCGAAGGTCTCGTACGCAACGGGGAAGAAATTCGTGCGGTCGTGGTGCGGGGCGGTGAAGTCATCCCAGCATCGGCAGTGGTTTGCGCCCTTCCCCCTGGGGCGGCGCGCAACCTCCTCGCGGAGCATGGAGTCGCAATCCCCGCTTTCGACTATGCACCTATCGTGTCCGTTTACCTGTGGTTCCAACAACCACCCGAGCTACCGCCATTCTTTGGCCTGCTCGGCGGGCACGGGCAGTGGGTGTTCCACCGCGCAAGTTTATGGGGGCAAACCGCTTGCGCCGCCGCGCCCGACTCGCACATCGTGAGCGTCGTGATCAGCGCGGCGCGTTCCGAAGCTCAGCGGCACGATGGAGAACTGATCCACGACGTGACCGCCGAGCTCCGCTGTGCCTTTCCGCACCTCGCACGGATGGAAATCCGACACGCTTTGGTTGTCCGCGAGAAACGCGCCACACCATCGCTCACTCCCGAGCTCGATCGCCAGCGGCCACCCACCCGAACTCGCCTGCGCAACCTGTTTCTCGCCGGCGATTGGATCGCAACCGGACTTCCAGCAACCATTGAAAGCGCGGTCGCCAGTGGCTTTGCCGCCGCTCGCGCTGTTGTTCCGCCTTATTCGAAGTCGTAA
- a CDS encoding mevalonate kinase, with amino-acid sequence MPPTRIGRGRAPGKVILAGEHAVVYGWPAIALPLQRYVTVEVFAAERDRARQPDGHRNGGSVTVDGTRRVSLEALLVAAGRTLQASTENLAIRVLSEVPEAMGLGSSAALSVALIRALANYHGTPLSDDEASGHAYTLECLFHGQPSGIDNTTAAHAKLIRFVRGERTRALTPPSPLRLAIVLGKQPRQTRSAVEKLRFARAQRPQLLDAHFAQIGALVERAAHALCQGDWHALGQSMTENHALLAALGVSTAELDDLVHRALDYGARGAKLTGGGGGGAIVCLCPENRPELMRRFVETGWDCFAVDWPPAQGGSNERRTAQLDAHASCA; translated from the coding sequence GTGCCACCTACCCGCATCGGCCGGGGTCGAGCGCCCGGGAAAGTTATTTTGGCCGGAGAACACGCCGTCGTGTACGGCTGGCCGGCGATCGCTCTGCCGCTGCAGCGGTACGTAACCGTGGAGGTCTTCGCTGCGGAACGCGACCGCGCACGGCAGCCCGACGGGCATAGGAACGGTGGCAGCGTAACGGTCGATGGCACCCGGCGTGTGAGCTTGGAGGCGCTGCTGGTCGCCGCTGGCCGCACGCTCCAAGCCAGCACCGAAAATCTCGCAATTCGAGTTCTGTCCGAGGTGCCCGAGGCCATGGGCCTCGGAAGCTCCGCCGCACTGAGTGTCGCCTTGATTCGGGCGCTCGCAAACTATCACGGCACTCCTCTCTCGGACGATGAAGCCAGTGGTCATGCCTACACGCTGGAGTGCTTGTTTCACGGCCAACCCTCCGGCATTGACAACACCACAGCCGCGCACGCGAAGCTCATTCGCTTTGTGCGCGGCGAACGCACGCGAGCACTCACACCCCCGTCGCCGCTGCGCTTGGCCATTGTGCTCGGCAAACAGCCCCGCCAAACGCGCAGCGCCGTCGAAAAGCTCCGCTTCGCGCGCGCACAACGGCCGCAACTGCTCGACGCCCACTTTGCCCAAATCGGCGCGTTGGTGGAACGCGCGGCCCACGCTCTCTGCCAAGGCGACTGGCACGCCCTCGGGCAAAGCATGACAGAAAATCATGCGCTTCTTGCCGCCTTAGGTGTCTCGACGGCGGAACTCGACGACTTGGTTCACCGCGCTCTCGACTACGGCGCGCGCGGGGCGAAACTCACCGGCGGTGGGGGAGGCGGTGCGATCGTGTGCTTGTGCCCGGAAAACCGCCCAGAACTCATGCGGCGATTCGTAGAAACCGGCTGGGATTGCTTTGCCGTGGACTGGCCCCCAGCCCAAGGAGGTTCCAATGAACGACGTACTGCGCAGCTCGACGCCCACGCCTCTTGTGCGTGA
- the shc-1 gene encoding squalene-hopene cyclase, with amino-acid sequence MNDVLRSSTPTPLVRDETKNELEQRLDEAIRRTQTYLLRIQNAGGYWHFPLEANVTMDAEYIFFNRFMQRDARRQEARVVDHMLATQNDDGSWSLYPSGPGHVSLTIEAYFALKLCGFSPSEPRLQRAAQFIRAHGGLARAGVFTRCFLAYFGQFPWYGLPAMPVELILLPPWFPVNIYALSSWARETVVPLTILMALRPQVAISPEASVADLWLEPPSPAAVAFSRSPEFLSWRNFFLLVDSTLKTLGRYVPWAPLRHRAIERAERWILERQDRNGGWGGIQPPMLNCVMALKTLGYPDSHPAIANGIQAIDDFLIADGDSLMMQPCVSPTWDTALAAKALLDSGLNADHPALARAADWLIQNQIFRRGDWSVYNPDLDPGGWAFEFANDWYPDVDDTAVILMQLRRIATKDQRAQQRAIAYGLNWALGMQSQNGGWAAFDTDNDSEFLNQIPFADMEAMIDPPTEDLTGRLLELMGNYGYDLESSRARKAHRFLLRTQRPSGAWWGRWGANFIYGTWSVLAGLRAIGDDLRATHIRRAVAWLKQHQNPDGGWGETLASYDNESLAGQGESTPSQTAWAILGLLAGEPGMSDAVLRGVRFLLDTQNADGTWPERLWTGTGFPRHFYLRYDGYRIYFPLMALGQARQRLRALRSSPPSPTTTRPSEGHR; translated from the coding sequence ATGAACGACGTACTGCGCAGCTCGACGCCCACGCCTCTTGTGCGTGACGAAACCAAAAACGAACTCGAACAGCGATTGGACGAGGCCATCCGGCGCACCCAAACCTACTTGCTCCGCATTCAGAACGCCGGCGGCTACTGGCACTTTCCGCTGGAAGCCAACGTGACCATGGATGCGGAGTACATCTTCTTCAACCGCTTCATGCAGCGCGATGCGCGCCGGCAAGAAGCGCGCGTCGTGGACCACATGTTGGCCACACAAAATGACGATGGTTCGTGGTCGCTCTATCCGTCGGGTCCCGGCCACGTCAGCCTGACCATCGAGGCCTACTTTGCGCTCAAGCTTTGCGGATTTTCACCATCCGAGCCACGCTTGCAGCGGGCGGCCCAGTTTATTCGCGCTCACGGCGGCCTTGCCCGCGCCGGGGTATTTACACGCTGCTTCCTGGCCTATTTCGGGCAATTTCCGTGGTACGGCCTCCCAGCAATGCCAGTCGAACTGATTTTGCTCCCGCCGTGGTTTCCCGTCAACATTTACGCCCTGTCCAGTTGGGCACGCGAGACAGTTGTGCCTTTGACGATTCTCATGGCGCTTCGCCCGCAGGTGGCCATCAGCCCCGAGGCAAGCGTGGCGGATCTGTGGCTCGAACCACCCTCGCCTGCAGCCGTCGCCTTTTCGAGGAGCCCTGAATTTCTCAGTTGGCGCAATTTCTTTCTCCTCGTGGACTCGACCTTGAAGACACTCGGCCGCTACGTCCCGTGGGCGCCTTTGCGCCATCGCGCAATCGAACGGGCAGAGCGGTGGATTCTGGAACGTCAAGATCGCAACGGTGGCTGGGGAGGCATTCAACCGCCCATGCTCAATTGCGTCATGGCACTCAAAACCCTGGGGTACCCGGACAGCCATCCCGCCATCGCCAACGGCATCCAAGCCATCGATGACTTTCTGATTGCCGATGGCGACAGCCTCATGATGCAACCGTGCGTGTCTCCCACCTGGGACACGGCTCTGGCCGCCAAGGCGTTACTGGACTCCGGTTTGAACGCGGACCATCCCGCTTTAGCACGTGCGGCCGATTGGTTGATCCAAAACCAGATTTTCCGGCGCGGGGATTGGAGCGTGTACAACCCGGACCTGGATCCAGGCGGATGGGCCTTCGAGTTTGCCAACGACTGGTACCCGGACGTGGACGATACCGCAGTGATCCTGATGCAGCTCCGGCGCATCGCCACCAAGGACCAACGAGCCCAACAACGCGCCATTGCATACGGCCTGAATTGGGCACTGGGAATGCAGAGCCAAAACGGCGGATGGGCCGCATTCGACACCGACAACGACAGCGAATTCTTGAACCAGATTCCGTTCGCCGACATGGAAGCCATGATCGACCCGCCCACCGAAGATCTCACGGGCCGGTTGCTCGAGCTCATGGGCAACTATGGCTACGACCTGGAAAGCTCTCGCGCCCGCAAGGCGCATCGTTTCCTCTTGCGGACACAACGGCCGAGTGGAGCGTGGTGGGGGCGCTGGGGGGCGAACTTTATTTATGGCACATGGTCGGTCCTTGCCGGCCTGCGCGCCATTGGCGACGACCTCCGTGCCACTCATATACGCCGTGCGGTAGCGTGGCTCAAACAGCACCAAAATCCCGATGGCGGCTGGGGCGAAACTCTCGCCTCGTACGACAATGAATCGCTCGCTGGCCAGGGCGAATCCACCCCATCGCAAACGGCTTGGGCCATCCTGGGACTGCTTGCGGGCGAACCCGGAATGAGCGACGCGGTCTTACGCGGGGTCCGGTTTCTCCTGGACACGCAAAATGCCGACGGCACATGGCCCGAGCGCTTGTGGACCGGAACGGGCTTCCCCCGCCACTTTTACCTCCGCTACGACGGCTACCGCATTTACTTTCCGCTCATGGCACTAGGCCAAGCGCGACAGCGATTGCGCGCGCTGCGCAGCAGTCCGCCCAGTCCGACAACGACACGCCCATCGGAGGGACATCGTTGA